One genomic segment of Sebastes fasciatus isolate fSebFas1 chromosome 17, fSebFas1.pri, whole genome shotgun sequence includes these proteins:
- the c1galt1a gene encoding glycoprotein-N-acetylgalactosamine 3-beta-galactosyltransferase 1 isoform X3, whose translation MRNVKQVKQRVHTVENKSSAATSSRPTRILCWIMTGPKNLESRTKHVKETWAKRCNQVLYMSSVKTDFPTVELNVSEGRDNLYWKTIRAFQYIHKHHLDQADWFLKADDDTFVIVENLRYTLSRYDPEKPLYLGRRFTPFIKQGYMSGGAGYVLSKEALRRFVKGFDTGKCTHFSTIEDMAMGKCMETMKVEPADSRDVNGRQTFHPYPPDHYLVRQPPRPRPWYLLYDHYPPVEGPGCCSDFVVSFHYIYAIQMYVLEYLTYHLRPYGYKYRFNPDEEAESSHKNTSASMRGGTEGFWRPA comes from the exons TTGAGAACAAGAGCTCAGCAGCTACTTCCTCTCGCCCAACACGGATCTTGTGCTGGATCATGACGGGGCCCAAGAACTTGGAATCCCGAACGAAGCACGTCAAGGAAACGTGGGCCAAGCGCTGCAACCAAGTGCTGTACATGAGCTCTGTCAAGACCGACTTCCCCACCGTGGAGCTGAACGTGAGCGAGGGGAGGGACAACCTGTACTGGAAGACCATCCGAGCCTTTCAGTACATCCACAAGCACCACCTGGACCAAGCAGACTGGTTCCTGAAAGCGGACGATGACACGTTCGTGATCGTGGAGAATCTACGCTACACCTTGTCCAGATACGATCCGGAGAAGCCGTTGTACCTGGGCAGAAGGTTTACCCCCTTCATCAAGCAGGGCTACATGAGCGGAGGAGCAGGTTACGTCCTCAGTAAGGAAGCACTGAGGAGATTCGTCAAAGGGTTCGATACCGGGAAATGCACCCACTTCTCCACCATAGAGGACATGGCAATGGGCAAATGTATGGAGACGATGAAGGTGGAGCCGGCAGACTCCAGAGATGTGAATGGGAGACAAACATTTCATCCTTATCCTCCGGACCATTACCTGGTCAGACAGCCCCCAAGACCACGGCCTTGGTATCTGCTTTACGACCACTATCCACCAGTAGAG GGTCCAGGTTGCTGCTCAGATTTCGTTGTGTCCTTTCACTACATTTACGCCATCCAGATGTATGTGTTGGAGTACCTGACGTACCATCTGCGGCCGTATGGATACAAATACAGATTTAATCCGGATGAGGAAGCTGAAAGTTCACATAAAAATACCTCTGCATCAATGAGAGGAGGAactgagggtttctggagacCGGCTTAA